Part of the Acidimicrobiia bacterium genome is shown below.
CGTGATGGTCGAACGCGCCGAACGCGGCGAGCGTCGTCACCGTGACGAGCGCGCCGACCGCGCCCGCGACGAACGCGATCGCCCACTCCCGTCCACCGCCCCGTGACGCGGGCCGCGTGCTGCGCGTCCGCGGACCGAGCTCCGCGGGGTGGATCCAGAGGCGGTCCAGAGGATCGGGGGGCGAACCGCCCGAGCCGCCCTCACCCTCGTCGGGGGTGCCGGCAGACATGGCGAGCGAGTGTACCGACGGCCTCCTCGCACGCGACCGCGGCACACACCCAGTGGCGACCGCGGGCATCGCTCGGGAAAGCAGTCCTGGGCGTCCGTCCGTAGAATGACCTGCGTGCTGGCCCCGCCCGCCGCCGACGACTGGATCGCGCTCGCGTCCGGGCCGCTGCCCGTCGACCGCGCGCTCGGTTGGGCGGCGACGCCGGGGAGTGGCGGGATCGCGTGCTTCCTCGGAATCGTGCGCGATCACTCCGAGGGGCGCGACGGCGTCGTCGGTCTGACGTACGAGGCGTACGAGGAGCAGGCGACGCGCGCGCTCGGCGACGTCGCGGTCGACGCGCGACGGCGTTGGCCGTCCGTCGAGCGCGTCGCGCTGCTCCATCGCGTCGGCGATCTCGAGCTGTCCGAGGTCTCCGTCGCCGTCGTCGTGTCGGCGCCGCACCGCGCCGAGGCCTTCGAGGCGGCGCGCTACTGCATCGACACGCTCAAGGAGACCGTCCCGATCTGGAAGCGGGAGCACTGGGATGGCGGTTCCGACTGGGCCGTGTGCGACCATCCCCTCCGTTCCGTTCCGGGCACCTAGGAGAGCGACGTGGAGTTCCTGCTGATGGCGGCCGTCCTCAGCATCGTCGGCATCGGCGTTCTCCTCGTCCGGAACCGGCGGCCGACCTCGATGGAGTCGAGCATCGACGAGTTCGCCCGCGGGCTCGAAGCGCTCGCGCCGCCGGAGGAACGGTCGCGCCGACCGGCGAAGACCCGCCGCCGCACCGGAGCGCAGCGCACTGGCTAGGGACCTCGCGATCGACCTCGGCACCGCGAACACGCTCGTCTACTCGCGGGGCCAGGGGATCATCCTCAACGAGCCGACCGTCATCGCGCTCAACAGCCGCACGCAGGACGTGCTCGCGATGGGCCACGAGGCGTGGCAGATGATCGGGAGGACACCGGGCTACATCGTCGCGGTCCGGCCCCTTCGTGGCGGCGCGATCACCGACTTCGAGATCACGCAGCGGATGATCCGGCTGCTGTTCCAGCGCGCGGGTGTGTCACGCCTCTACCGGGCGCGCGTGCTCATCTGCGTGCCGTCCGCGATCACCCACGTGGAGCAGCGCGCGGTGCTGGAGGCCGCACGGCGCGCGGGCGCCGCCGCGACGTATCTCATCGAGCAGCCCATGGCGGCCGCGATCGGCGCGGGGCTGCCGATCCACGAGCCGCTCGGCAACCTCGTCGTCGACGTCGGCGGCGGTACGACCGAGGTCGCGGTCATCTCGCTCGGCGGGATCGTCGCGCTCGAGGCGGTGCGCGTCGGGTCGTTCGACATCGACGCCGCCATTCAGTCGTACGTGCGCCGCGAGTACGGCATCGCGATCGGTGAGCGCACCGCGGAGGAGATCAAGCTCGCGATCGGATCGGCGTTCCCGCTCGAGGACGAGTTCAAGGCCGAGGTGCGCGGCCGAGACCTGATGACCGGCCTCCCGAAGACGATCATCCTCTCGCCGGACGAGGTGCGCGACGCCGTGGAGGAGCACGTCCGCGCGATCTGCGACGCGGTGATCCGCGCGCTCGCGCAGACGCCGCCCGAGCTCGCGCAGGACCTCATCCTGCAGGGCATCCATCTCGTCGGCGGTGGGTCGATGCTGCGTGGTCTCGACCGGCGCATCGCGGAGGAGACGGCGCTGCCGGTGCATCTCGTCGACGCGCCGCTCGAGTGCGTCGTGCTCGGCGCGGGTCGCTGCCTCGAGTCGTTCGACCGGCTGAAGGAGATGTTCATGGGCCGCGCGCAGGCGTGACGGGTCACGCGCCTGACGGGTGTGGGTAGGTCGATCGCGTCCTCCGATGTGTCGCGCCGTTGGCAGGGGAGCGGCGAGCTTGCGAGCGCGACCATCAATGCAGATCCTCGGCGGCTTGACGGACCTGCCAGTCGGGATCGTCGCGTGCGCGTGCGAGGGCGTCGTCGACCGCGGGGCCGTCGAACGGCGCCAGCGCGAGCACCGCGCGGCGACGGACGGCGGGCTTGTCACGGCACGCGGCGAGGATCGCGTCGAGCCCGCGCGTGTCGCCGAGCGCGCCGAGCGCCGCGACGGCTGCTTCGCGCACGAGCGGGTCCGGGTGCCCGGTCGCGGCCGTGACGAGCGCGGGGACCCCACCGCCGTGACGTGTCGAGTCGCCGAGCTCGCCGAGCGCCCACGCCGCTGCCTCGGCGACTCCGGCATCAGCGTCGTGGAGGAGCCGTATCACGTTCACGACGGGCGCCGGACGCCCCAGCGCCGGGGCGAGCTCCGCGGCGCGCCGGCGCACCGCGGGATCTCCGTCGCGTGCAGCGCGTCGCCATGCGGAACGCGCTCGGCGTGACGCGCTCGCGCGAACGAGCGCACCCAGTGCGGCCGCGCGCACGCGCGAGTCGGCGTCGTCGAGGAGTCGCTCGACGCGCGAGAGCTCGGACCGTGGAGGCGTGTCAGCGAGCCCGATCGCGACCGCCGCAGCCGCCCGCGCGACCGGGTCGGGCGCGTCCACGTCGTCGACGACCACG
Proteins encoded:
- a CDS encoding molybdenum cofactor biosynthesis protein MoaE, with translation MLAPPAADDWIALASGPLPVDRALGWAATPGSGGIACFLGIVRDHSEGRDGVVGLTYEAYEEQATRALGDVAVDARRRWPSVERVALLHRVGDLELSEVSVAVVVSAPHRAEAFEAARYCIDTLKETVPIWKREHWDGGSDWAVCDHPLRSVPGT
- a CDS encoding rod shape-determining protein, producing the protein MARDLAIDLGTANTLVYSRGQGIILNEPTVIALNSRTQDVLAMGHEAWQMIGRTPGYIVAVRPLRGGAITDFEITQRMIRLLFQRAGVSRLYRARVLICVPSAITHVEQRAVLEAARRAGAAATYLIEQPMAAAIGAGLPIHEPLGNLVVDVGGGTTEVAVISLGGIVALEAVRVGSFDIDAAIQSYVRREYGIAIGERTAEEIKLAIGSAFPLEDEFKAEVRGRDLMTGLPKTIILSPDEVRDAVEEHVRAICDAVIRALAQTPPELAQDLILQGIHLVGGGSMLRGLDRRIAEETALPVHLVDAPLECVVLGAGRCLESFDRLKEMFMGRAQA
- a CDS encoding HEAT repeat domain-containing protein, which codes for MVVDDVDAPDPVARAAAAVAIGLADTPPRSELSRVERLLDDADSRVRAAALGALVRASASRRARSAWRRAARDGDPAVRRRAAELAPALGRPAPVVNVIRLLHDADAGVAEAAAWALGELGDSTRHGGGVPALVTAATGHPDPLVREAAVAALGALGDTRGLDAILAACRDKPAVRRRAVLALAPFDGPAVDDALARARDDPDWQVRQAAEDLH